The sequence ATCGCCGCCCTCGGCCGCCGTGGCCGGCTCCAGGGCGGGCTCGGGCTCGTCCGCCGGCCGCCGCCGCGCCAGCCCGGCGCCGGCGCCGACGGCCGCGGCGCCCACGAGGCCGAACACCCCGGTCAGGACCCAGACGCCCGAACCCCACGCGTGCCACGCCGCGACACCGATCATGGGGCCGACGGCGTAGCCGACCTGCTGCGGGATCGTCGCCGCCGCGATGTATCGGGCGCGCAGCGCGGCCGGCGCGACGAGGCCGGGGTAGGCCATCATGGACGGCGCCGCGATGACCTCCCCGAACGTCCACACGACCGTCGCGAGGAGGAGCAGCGCGACGGGCGTCGGTCCGGTGTAGATCAGATGGCCGACGCCCAGCATCGCCATGCCGAACGTCATCGGCACCCCGATCGGCAGCCGCTGGAGCCACTTGGACAGCAGCACCTCGAAGGCGATGACGATGCCCCCGTTGACGGACAGCAGCATCGCGAACACCCGCTCGTCGTGACCCGAGCCCGTCACGAACAGCGGCAGGGCGGCCGACGACTGGATGTAGGTCACCGCGGTGAGGAAGAGGCCGAGCACCACGAGCATGAACCGCCGGTCGGCCAGCACCTGCCCGTAGCCGGCGCGCTCCCCGCCGGATCCGCCGCCACCGGGCGCGGGCTCGGCGTCCGACCGCAGCGCCACGTAGGCGACCACGCCGAACGCCAGCGACGTCGCCGCGTCCACGTAGAACAGCGCGCCGTAGGACGCGTAGGTCAGCAGCAGTGCGGCGCCCATCGGGCCGACCGTCGAGCCGACGTTGAACGTCAGCCGCAGCACCGAGAAGACCATCACGTGCCGGTCCTTGGGCGTGAGCTCGACGACCCACGCCATCGCCGCCGGGCGGTACGCCGTCGCGGTCAGACCCGCTCCCCCGGCGACGAGGGCGCCGATCCACACGTTCGGCACGTGCACGAGGGCCGCGGTGAGCGCCGCCGTGCCCGCCATCGAGCCGACGATGACCCAGCGGTACCCGACCCGGTCCGCGGCGGCGCCGCCCACCGCGGACCCGGAGATCCGGCCGACCATGAGCGCGGTCAGCACGACGCCGCTCTCCCACGCGGTGAAGCCCTCGCCGGTCAGGAACAGCACGAGGAACGCGTTGAGGAACGCCGCCAGGTTGCTGATCAGGTTGCCGAGGACCAGGATCCGGACGGTCCCGCTCATCTCGCGCAGCGTGGCGAGAATCGTCGGGTGCTCCGCGGACTTCATGGCGCCTGCTCCAGCGGGGTGCCCTCGAAGGTGAAGAACCGCCCGGCGTCCGGTATGGCGGCGCGGGTCTGGGCCGGCGTCTCCCCGACCGCGATCACGTAGCCGGAGCGGGCCAGCCCGTGCGGTGGCAGCCGCACCCGCGCGCCCGGTTGCGTGCCGAGTTCGACCTCGGCGACCGGCGGGCGCATCAGCTCCTTGTGCGCGGTCGCCGACGTGATCTCCATGTCGAACGGGGGATAGGCGAACCGGATGGACGCGGCCCTGCGGGGCCCCGGGAACCGCGGGGCCGGGCGGCGTCCCACCGCCACGTCCGCCGCCGCGAGCGGCCCGTCGACGCCGGAGGTCAGCAGCCCGAGGTAGGGGATCATCCCGCCGCCCAGCCGGACGTTGATCTCGATGACGTGCCTCGCGCCGTCCGGGGTCAGCTTGAACTCGATGTGCGTGAACCCGTCGGTGAACCCGACGGCGGCGTGCACGCCGGTCAGCGTGTCGCGGAAGTCCGCGTCCGAGAGCAGCGGGTCGTTGGCGTCGACGTCGTGGCCGATCTCCTCGAACGCCAGATCGCCGCTGCCGCCGAGCACCTTGCGCGCCACGATCAGCGGCGTGCACTCCCCCTGGAACAGGACGCACTCGACGGAGATCTCCGGGCCGTCGAGGAACTCCTCCACGACCACGTAGTCCTCGAACTGGCGGATGCCGCCCATCCGCGTCCCGTCGGTGAGCGCGAACGCGGCGTCCAGGTCCTCCGGCCTCTCGACCTTGCTGAGGCCGAGGCTGCCGCCGAGGTTGCGCGGCTTGACGATGATCGGGTAGCCGATCTCGCCGGCGAACGCGCGCGCCTCCTCCAGCGAGGCCACGGCGCGGGACGCGGGCTGCGGGAACCCGGCGTCCCGCAGCGCCTCCCGCGTCGCGGACTTGTCCCGGCACCGCGCCACCGCGCCCGGGTCGAGGACGGGGAACCCGAGCGCCGCGCTGAGGTGCGCGGACGTCTCGATGTAGACCTCGTCGTAGCAGAACACGCCGGCGACCTCGTGGTCGCGGGCGACCTCGCGGGCCGCCGCCGTCAGCTTGTCCAGGTCGAGGCAGTCGACGACGGTGTGTCCGTCGATGTAGGGCTCCTCCCAGCTCGCCGGGGACGGGTTGAGCAGCCAGAGCCGGTACCGCTGCGACACCGACTCCAGGATGTACTTGCGGTAGACCCAGTAGCTGCTCGCGACCAGGAGAAGGAGCGGACGCTCGCCGCCCGCGGGCGGGTCATACGACATACGGACCTCGATCGCAGGTTGTCAGGAGAAGTAGTCCTCGGGCCCGCCGCGGCGGCGGACGTCGAGGGTGGCGCAGTGGAAGCCGCCGCCGAAGGTGTTGACCGTGCGGAACGGGACGGGGACGGGGGTGAACCCCTCCTTCTCCAGCAGCCGCAGCAGGTCGGTCTCCTGCGCCTCGACGAAGATCCGGTCCTGGTCGAGCATCAGGGTGTTCATCGCGATCCACCGGCTGCAGAAGTACATCGTCTGGTCGGCGGGGATGGCGGGCTCCGGGCAGATCAGCACGTCCCAGTCGGCGAACATCTCCGGCAGTTCCGGCACCCGCTCGGGGTTGATCAGTACCCGGCCGGGACGCAGCGGGACGAACGTGGCGTTCATGTGCATCGGGTGGTCGTCGGCGAACGCGACCTCGTGCACCCGGAACTCGCCGCCGAGCAGCCGCCGCACCCACTCGATGCCGAACCGGTTGGTGACGTGGCTGCGCTGGACGAGGATGTCGCGGCCGAACCGCATGAAGTCGCCCGCGTCCACGATCGGCTCGAACTCGGTGATGACGGAGGTGGCGTCGGGGAACGGGTCGTCCAGGGACATGGCCTCCGGCTTGGCCGCGGCGTAGCCGGGGTTGAAGGACGCGTCGGTGAGCTGCGGCTTCGGCGCCGCGACCCAGCGGGCGCCGCGCCGGAAGTAGTCCTTGAAGATCGTCCGGAACGGGTGGGTGGCGAAGTAGTACGACCGCCAGCCCATCGTCGCCTCGACGATCTGGTCGCCGGCGACCAGGGCGATGTCGCGGGGGAAGGTGTGCGACGAGCCGCCGGTGGACGTCCAGTCGGCGGTCCCGAACGGTCGGGACTGGTCGACCGGGTCGGGGCGCCGGACCGTCACGCCCTCGCCCTCCAGGATCGACACGAACCCTTCGAGCTCCTCGCGGGCCGCCTCGACCTGGTCCTCCGGGAAGCCGCCGCCGCCGTTGCGGCGGTAGAAGTCCCACGCCTCGGGCGGCACGGTCGCCTCGATCGCCGGATGCCACGGCGGGACGGCGGCGCCGTCGACGACGCCGACGATCACCTCTTCCAGCGGGTCCCACTCGTTGTACGAGCCGACCGGGGCGGGCTGCCCGGCCGACGGCGCGTTCTCGGTCATCGCGACGTCCTCTCGACGGTTCGAACGGTCACCCGGGCCTCGGGCGAGGCGGCCTTCAGGCCGTGCAGGCGGCCGCGCGGCACCAGCAGCACGTCGCCGGTGCCGAGCCGGTGCGGGTGGTCGGTCGCCCACGCGTACACGTCCGCCTCGCCGCTCGTGACCTCCACGAGCCGGTCGGAGTCGTACACGCCGGTACAGAACGGGCTGTCCGGACGGAGCGTGCTCGACTCGGCGTCGTCCATCGCGGAGGACGCCAGCGCGGCGCCCGCCTCGGTGTACCGGTCGAGGCCGTCGGCCCAGGCGATCTGCGCGCGGAAGTCGGCGTCGCCGAGGCGCAGCAGCAGCTTGGTGTCCTCGATGCCGCGCACCAGCTCGGGGATGACGAGCTCGCCGTGCGTGCGGGCCAGGCCGAGCAGCAGGTTCTCGTAGGTCATCCGCCCGTGGTGGACGTCGATGTGCGCGTGCTCGTCGCAGTACTTGGCGTCCACGCGGTCGCCGTAGACGGCGCGGAGCATGGCGCCGGTGTCGGCGAACCCCTGCGCGAACAGCCACTCCAGGTACGTCACCGCGGCCATGTAGCGGAACATGCCGCGGTGGTCCTCGGTGAGCCAGTTGAAGTAGTTCACCCCGACCAGGGAGCTGGTCAGGTAGAAGTTCCAGTAGGCGTGCAGGTCGGTGCGCAGCCCGACGCTGGCCAGCATCTCCTTGAAGATCGTGCTGTGCTTGGCGCCGTAGAGCCCGTACCCGAACTCGTCGTTGAAGATCTTGAAGAGCTCGGACTGCTCGACGCCGTAGGAGCCGCCGAGGTTGCGCGCCATCGCCGACGCCTCGGTCAGCGCGTCCAGGGCGAGCTGGACGAGGTGCAGCGCCGCGGCCTCCTCCGGCCGCCGGCACTCGGTGATCAGCCGCATGGTCCCGGTCACCTCGGCCGCCGCGTCCACCGCCGGGTTGCTCCCGGACGCGTCCGCGGGCGCTCCGGCCCCGCCGACCTCGGCGAGGAAGTACGCCTGCAGCTCCTCCAGGGTCCGCACCGGCGGGACGGCGACGGCGTCGTCCAGGAAGGAGAAGGCGTACCGTTCCAGGCCCGGCCGGACGGCGTCGCGCAGCGCCCGTACCTCGTCGCCGTAGAAGAGCGCGAAGTCGTCCTTCGCCGAGGCCAGCCCGGCGGGCGGCAGCAGGATCATGTCGCTCTCGTAGGCGTTGCACAGCACGCGGCCGGCGACGAGCTGCCCGCTGCCGAGGAACTCGGCCTCCGTCGCCGGGACGGAGAAGTCCCGGTCGCCGGCGCCGGGCGGGCCGATCGGGCGCCGGAACGGGTTGCCCTCGATGAGGACCTCGGGCCCCGGCCGGAAGATCCGCTGCGAGCAGTACGCGGCGAGGGCGCTCGCCGCGGCCGCCGTCGGCGCCGCACCCGTCGTCACCATGCCCGTCGCCGGTGCGCCGATCGCCTCGGTAACGGTCGTCATGCGACCACCTCCTCGGACTCGACCTCGAAGCGGACGCACTCGCCGTCGTGGGCGGCGACCAGTGACACCGGCAGGTCCGGCTGGACGTGCAGCGGGACGGGCAGGCACTGGATCGCCTGCTTCCAGTGCGAGTCATGGCCGGGCGCGTTGTCGACGACGATCCCCGGCAGCAGTTCCATCTCGAACCAGAACGCGACCGCGTGCATCTTGCCCGCGGCCGTCGGCTGGACCGTCAGCTCGGTGCGCTGGGGCCGCGCGTCCGCGGTGTAGAAGTCGAACTCGAACACCGTCATCGGCTCCGACAGCGTCCGGTGCTCGTGCCGGTGCAGCCGGGAGTCGAAGTACTCCAGCGTGGACAGCCGGTTGAAGGGCGCGAGGTCGAACCCGTAGAGCTTGCCGACGTGGTTCTTGCGGTGCAGCGGCTCGCTCTCGATGAGCTGCGCGATGATCCGTCCCCGCGACGGCATGATCGTCGCGTCCGGGGCGAGGAGATGCTCGCGGGCGTGCGCGATCGTGCCGAGGATGCCCTCGCCGAGCAGCCCGCAGTCGACGATCTCGGTGACCAGCAGGCCGGCGCGCCTCGGCAGGTCCCCGGGCACCGTCATGCGGGTGGACATCTTCGACACGACGCCGACCGCGTCGTCGTACCCGGCCACCCGGACCACCCGCGCCGCCGTCTCGGCGACGGACGGCTGGCCCTCGCAGGCCACGACCTCGCGCGCCCCGGCCCGCGCCGCCATCATCGCCAGCAGGCCCGACCCGGCGCCGATGTCGAGGACCAGCGCCTCCGGTGCGGACGCCACCGCCTGCCGGATCGCCCTGTCGTACAGCTCGGCGCGCTCCTCGTCGTGCAGCATCTCCCAGTGCCAGCGGGGGACGGAGCGCCGGACGGCCCGGTTCCGGCCGATCAGGGCCTCCTGGTTGTCGGCGTCCATGCCGAGGATCAGTTCGAAGGCCCGGGCCGCGTCCTCGTAGCGGCCCTGGTGGTGCAGGTCGCGCCCCCACCTGAGGAACTCGCCGAGCTCCATTCCGTCACGGATCCCGGCGACCGCGCTCTGCGTCTGCGGCTGTGCGCTGTTCATCGGCTCTCGGCCCCTTCGTCGTGGGTCGGATCGGGCGGCAGGTTGGCGAGGATCTCCTTGTGGATGACCGAGACGGGGGCGCCCGTCTCCGGAAGGACGACGACGGCCTCGTCCCCGCTGCGCACCATCGGCAGGCAGGAGCGCTTCACGGCGGAGACGCCGACCTTGGTGCCGTGCCACGGGCAGCTGAGCCGCCGCCCGTCGGGGGTGCGGCGGGCCAGGCTGAGCGGGCCGCCGCGGTGCGGGCAGTGGTCGCGGACGAGCAGCGACCGCTCGCCCTCGTGCAGGACGAAATAGCGGTCGTGGCCGACCATCACGGTGTTGTGCCGGCTCAGATCCATCACGATGACGCGGGCCATCGGCTCCTCTTGTCTTCGGGCGCGGCCGGTGACGGGCGGGGGCGGCACTGGGCATGGCGCTGTCAGGCGGGGCGGGAGAGACGGGAGTCTCGGTGGGAGCGTCGGGGGTGGGGAGTGTCAGGCGGGAGAAACGGCGTGCAGCAGGCAGGCGGTCTCCGGCGTCGCCGGCCGGATCCCGTAGAGGCGTCCGCCGGGGATCAGCACGGCCTCGCCGCGCGCCAGCCGCTCGGGCGGTCCGGTGGGGGTCGTGACGAGGTCGGCCTCACCGTGCTCCACCTCCAGGACGACGTCGCCGTCGTGGCTGCGCGTGCCGAACGGGCTCTCGGCGGTCAGCGCGACGCGCTGCGGCGGTTCGGATCCGGTCCGCGCCGAACCGGCGAGCTCCCGGTGCCGGGGGAGGCCGTCCGACCAGCGGATCTGCGCCGCGGTGTCGTCCTCGAACCAGCCGCCGACGAGCCGCGCCTCCGCGATGCCGCGCAGGAGCTCGGGGACGACCCGCGGGCCGTGCCGCCCGGCCAGGGCCAGCAGCACCTGGTCCCGGGTGATGCGCCCGTGGTGCTCGTCGATGTGCGCGTGCTCGTCGCAGTAATGCAGATCGACGGTGTCCCCGAATATGCTGCGGAAGACTTTGATCATTTCCACGAATGCGGGCGCGAAAACAGCCTCCGCATAAGTGACGGCGCCCGCGTAGCGGAAGAACTTCGCATGGTCGCGGGACAGGTAGTAATAGTAGTTGTTCGTCGCCAGCGGCCCGGCCAGGTAGAAGTTCCAGTACGCGTGCACATGGGTCGCCATCGCGCGGCTGCGCAGCATTTTGGCGAAGATCGTGGTGTGCTTGGCGTCGTAGACCCCGTAGCCGAATTCATCGATGAAGATCTTGAACAGGGCGGACTGCTCGGGGCCGTAGGCGCCGGCGAGGTTGCGCGACATGGCGGAGGCCTCGGTGAGCCCGTCCAGCGCGAGTTGCACCAGGTAGAGGTCGGCGGCGCTCTTGCGGTCGCGGGCGTCGGCGATGGCGGTCAGCGCGGGCGACGGCCCGGCGGCGGCCTCCTCCACGACGTGCTGGAAGTAGGCCTCCAGCACCTCGGGCGTGGCGGCGCCGCTGACGTCCACGGCATCGTCCAGACAGCCGAACGCGAAACGTTCCAGTTCCGAGACCGAGGTCTCCCGGAGTTCTTTGAGGTCGCGCCCGTAGAAGAGGTCGAAATCCTCGTACAGGCCGTCGAGCCCCTGCTCGGGGAGCAGCACCGTCTCGGCCTCGTAGAAGGTCCCGAGCAGCCGGTGTGCGGCGAGGGAGCGATGGGTCGCCCAGTCGCCGGGGCCCGGCGGGCGGTCGAAGTCGGACTCGGCCAGCGAGCCGGGCACGAGCATGCGGCGGTAGGGGTTGCGGCCGTGGACGACCTGGGCGTCACCGCGGAACAGCGGATGGCCGGCGAACGCCAGGATCCGCTTTCCGAGGGTGCCGCCGGCGTGTGTGGCGGCAGGAGCCGCCTGCGGTTGAACTGTCATTAACTTGTACCGTTCACCTGACTACTCAAGGGTCGGGTGTAGCTGAAGGCGTGCGCGGCCGATTGTGTCGGCCATGGTCACTGAGAACGGCTTCCATTTGTTGGTGGGATGAACAAATGTCGCTGAGCGGAAGTGATCTATCACTAGCAGTAAGAGATCGCTTCCCCCTGGCTGCCGGGCAGATTAACAAAGGCTTCGGCCGATGATCAACGATTGATCTGGAACTTTGTGCCGGCGTTCGGATTTCCCGGCCCGGCGGCCGGACGTTTCGGTCCCGTCCAAAATGATCTTGTGGGCGTTCGGGCCGTTCGGCGCCGCGCCCCTCCCGCGCACCCTGACAGCCGTGCTGACCTCGTCGCCCCTCACGGTCACCGCAGGCGCGCACTACCGGCCGCCACGGCGCAACTCACCCATGACATCGGTGACTCCTGCTGGTCAGGAAGCTCCGGAGACACCCCCCGCTTCGTGACCGTAACCGGACGCCCGCCCCGCCTCCCGCCCGTGCCCGACGCGCGAGGCGTGGGGTCAGGGGGCGGTGGTGGTGCGGAAGGTGCGGCGGTAGGCGGACGGGGAGGTTCGCATCGTCCGGGCGAAGTGGTGGCGGAACGTCGCGGGGCTCTCGAAGCCGACCGCCGCGCCGACCTCCTCGATCGGCGCGCCGCCTCCCTCCAGCAGCGGCAGCGCGGCCAGGACCCGCTGGCCGACCACCCAGCGCAGCGGGCTCGTCCCGGTCCGCTGCTGGAAGTGCCGCAGGAACGTGCGTGGCGCGAGGCACGCCTCCCGCGCCATCAGGGCGACAGTGATGGGCTCGGCGAGGTGGTCGAGCGCCCAGGCCATGGCCCTCGCGACCGGGTCGTCCTCCCCAGGCGGGACCACCGCCGCCTCCACGAACTGCGCCTGCCCGCCGTCCCGGTGCGGCGTGACGACCAGCCGCCGCGCCACCGCGTTGGCGACCCGGGCGCCGTGGTCCTTGCGGACGAGGTGCAGGCACATGTCGAGACCCGCCGCGCTGCCCGCCCCGGTGAGCACGTCGTCGCCGTCCACGTAGAGGACGTCGGGCGTCACCCGGACGTCCGGGAAGCGGCGGTGCAGCAGGTCGGCGTACCGCCAGTGCGTGGTCGCCTCCCGTCCGTCCAGGAGCCCGGCGGCGGCCAGGGCGAACGCGCCCGAGCAGATGGACACCACGCGGGAGCCCCGCGCGTGCGCCTCCCGGAGCGCCGCGACGACCTCGGGCGGCGGGTCCCCGCGGACGTCGGGGACGGCGACGACCAGCACGGTGTCCGCCGACGCGAACGCGTCCAGACCGTGTTCGGCCGTCATCGTGAAACCGCCCACCGCCCGCATCGGGCCGCGTTCCAGTGAGCAGACACGCAGGTCGTACCAGGGGACGTCCAGCTCGGGCCTGGGCAACCCGAACACCTCGACGACCGTGCCGAGCTCGAACGGCGCCATGCCGTCGAACACCAGCACCGACACCGTGTGCCGGCGGGACGGGGTGGCGACGCGCATGGCGAGATCTTAGCGATAAGCGGCATTCACGCCACTTCCGGGCGCGGCGCCGCCACCGGAGGATCGAGGTGGCCACGAGAGACTTCTCACGTTCGAGGGAGCCCGCACATGAACGCAGTCAGCCCGGTGCCCGCCACCGCCGACGAGGCGCTCCGGCACTTCGCCGCCCGCCTGGCCTTCGAGACGGACGCGTCCGACGTGGCCGCCCGACTCGCCGAGGGGACGCCGGGCATCGTGGTCGTCGACACCCGGAGCGCCGAGAGCTGGGCGCAGGGCCACGTCCGGGGCGCCGTCCACCTGCCCACCGCCGAGATCGCCGAACGCGCCGCCGCGCTCGTCCCCGCGGGCGCGGACGTGGTCGTCTACTGCTGGGGGCCGGGCTGCAACGGCGCTCAGAAGGCGGCGCTGGAGTTCGCCAGGCTCGGCCGTCCCGTCAAGGAGATGCTCGGCGGATTCGAGTACTGGGCGCGGGAGGGCCACCCCGTGGAGACCGGTGGCGGCGCCGTCACGCGGCGTTCACCGGACCCGCTCACCGCCCCCGTCAACGGTGTTTCCTGTGCTTGCTGAGCGTGACGTGGCGCATGTTCCTTCCGGGACGGGGCATAAGGTCGTCCTCCGACGACGTTAGACTCTAGGAATCACTCTTCGGCGCCGACGACGGCGCCAGGCTCGTCCTTGCAGGCCACACCCACGCGGTGCCTCCCGAGACGTGCCCCCCTCTCGGAAGGTAATGCGTGACCACAGCTGCCGCTGAACAGAACCCCACCATGCCCGCCATCGCGGACGAGGAGAGGGTTCCCACCTTCGCCGAGCTCGGCCTCCCGCCGGTGCTGGTGAGCGCCCTGGTCCGCCAGGGCATCGAGGCGCCGTTCCCGATCCAGGCCGCCGCCATCCCCGACGTCATGACGGGACGCGACGTCCTCGGGCGCGGCAAGACCGGCTCCGGCAAGACCCTGGCGTTCGGGCTGCCGCTCCTGGCCCGCCTCGCCGGCCGCAAGGCCGCCCCCAAGCGTCCCCTGGCGCTGATCCTCGTCCCGACCCGCGAGCTCGCCCAGCAGGTCCAGACGAACCTGGAGCCGCTCGGCCGCGGGCTCGGCCTGCGCTTCAAGACCGTCATCGGCCAGACCTCGATGTTCAAGCAGATCGACGCCCTGCGCCGCGGCGTCGAGGTGCTCGTGGCCACCCCGGGCCGGCTCAAGGACCTGATGCGCCAGGGCGCCTGCGACCTGTCCGACGTCGAGATCGCCGTGCTCGACGAGGCCGACCACATGGCCGACATGGGCTTCCTGCCCGACGTCACCGACATCCTGGACGCCGCCAAGCCCGGCGGGCAGCGGCTGCTGTTCTCCGCCACCCTCGACAAGGACGTCGACGTCCTGGTCCGGCGGTACCTGCATGAGCCGGTCACGCACGCGATCGGCCCGGTGGACGAGTCCGTCGCCACCATGGACCACCACCTGCTGCTCGTGGCGCCCAAGGAGAAGAGCGCCATCACCGCCGAGATCGCCAACCGCGAGGGCCGGACGATCCTGTTCGCCCGCACCAAGCACGGTGTCGACCGGCTCGCCAAGCAGCTCACCCAGGCGGGGGTCCGCGCGGCGGGCCTGCACGGCGGCAAGAGCCAGGGCCTGCGCACCCGCACCCTCGCCGAGTTCCGCGAGGGCACCATCAGCGTGCTGGTCGCCACCGACGTCGCCGCCCGCGGCATCCACGTCGACGACGTGTCCCTGGTGATGCACGTCGACCCGCCCGCCGACCACAAGGACTACATGCACCGCGCCGGGCGCACCGCCCGCGCCGGCGAGCGCGGCACCGTCGTCACGCTCGTCCTGCCGCACCAGGTGCGCGCCACGTCCGCGATGACGCGCCGCGCCGGCATCAACGCGCCCCGGACCCGGGTGTCCGCCGGCGACTCCGAGCTGGTCAAGGTGACCGGCGCCCGGCAGCCGTCCGGCATCCCGATCGAGGAGCCGATCATCCCCGAGCGGCCGGCGCGCCGTGAGGGCGGCCGCGGCCGGCAGGGCGGCGGGCGTCGGGGCCGCGGCCCGCGCACCTTCGACCGCGAGGGCGGCAACCGCCGCCGCGACGGCGAGGGCGGGCACGGCGAGCACCGCTCCTACTCGTCCGGCGAACGCCGCGGCGGCCCCCGGACCGGCGGCGGCTCCCACGGCAACCGCCGGGGCGCCTCCTACGGGGGCGACCGCCGGACCGCCCGGACCAGCTGACCGACGACAGGAGAGCCCCGCCGGCAACGGCGGGGCTCTTCCGCGTTCCAGGTCGGGTGGCCGCCGCGACCGGACGGTCAGCCGGCTTCCTCGCTGAGGACGTCGCCCTCACGGGCGGCGGACTCGGCGCGCAGCCTGTCCTGGAGGATCTGCAGGCCCTCCAGGCCGTCCACCGAGAGGGACGCGAGCTCGTCCAGGGACATGAGGGGGTCGGTGCGCAGGGGCGGCTGCCAGCCGTTCTCCTTGTCGTGGCTGCGCAGGATCTTGGCCGGAACGCCGCCGATGACCGAGTGGTCGGGGAACTCGCCGCGGACGACGGCACCGCCGGCCACCGCGACGTTGCGGCCGAGGCGGGTGCCGGGAAGGATGATCGCCCCGGTGCCGATCCAGCAGCCGTCCCCGATCACGACCGGGTTGTTCTCCGGCCACTGCCGCCCGATCGGCGTGTGCAGGTCGCCGTAGGTGTGGTTCTGGTCGGTGATGTAGACGTTCGGGCCGGTGAAGACGTCGTCGCCGATGTCGATCGACTGGTGGCCGACGATGTGGGTGCCGCGGCCGAGCGAGCAGCTCCCGCCGATCCGGACGATGACGTCCGGCCCGAGGTCGAGGCCGGGCACGAACCCGGCGGAGATGGTGACGTGCGTGCCGACCAGCGTGTGGTCGCCGATCGAGATCCAGGGCTCGCCGTAGATCGCGCCGGTCGGGAATCCGATGCAGGCGCCCTCGCCCAGGTAGGCGAACTCGCGGCGGCCCGGCGTGTGCGGGGTGATCTCCCCGTGCCGCTGGATCCATTCCCAGGCGTGGTGCACGACCGTGTGCACGCCCTGGCGCGCCCGCTGCTTCACGCGGGCCGCCAGCACCTGCCGCAAGGGGCGTTTTGGCGACATGGCGTTCACCGTACCGGGTGGTAGCAACCCCCCGTCCGCACGGGGACGGTGAAGGGTCCGGCCGCCGTGCGGCCGGACCCTTCACCTGTGCGCTCAGCGCGTTCGCGGGGCTCAGTGCGGT is a genomic window of Actinomadura citrea containing:
- a CDS encoding helix-turn-helix domain-containing protein produces the protein MRVATPSRRHTVSVLVFDGMAPFELGTVVEVFGLPRPELDVPWYDLRVCSLERGPMRAVGGFTMTAEHGLDAFASADTVLVVAVPDVRGDPPPEVVAALREAHARGSRVVSICSGAFALAAAGLLDGREATTHWRYADLLHRRFPDVRVTPDVLYVDGDDVLTGAGSAAGLDMCLHLVRKDHGARVANAVARRLVVTPHRDGGQAQFVEAAVVPPGEDDPVARAMAWALDHLAEPITVALMAREACLAPRTFLRHFQQRTGTSPLRWVVGQRVLAALPLLEGGGAPIEEVGAAVGFESPATFRHHFARTMRTSPSAYRRTFRTTTAP
- a CDS encoding rhodanese-like domain-containing protein, whose product is MNAVSPVPATADEALRHFAARLAFETDASDVAARLAEGTPGIVVVDTRSAESWAQGHVRGAVHLPTAEIAERAAALVPAGADVVVYCWGPGCNGAQKAALEFARLGRPVKEMLGGFEYWAREGHPVETGGGAVTRRSPDPLTAPVNGVSCAC
- a CDS encoding DEAD/DEAH box helicase; the encoded protein is MPAIADEERVPTFAELGLPPVLVSALVRQGIEAPFPIQAAAIPDVMTGRDVLGRGKTGSGKTLAFGLPLLARLAGRKAAPKRPLALILVPTRELAQQVQTNLEPLGRGLGLRFKTVIGQTSMFKQIDALRRGVEVLVATPGRLKDLMRQGACDLSDVEIAVLDEADHMADMGFLPDVTDILDAAKPGGQRLLFSATLDKDVDVLVRRYLHEPVTHAIGPVDESVATMDHHLLLVAPKEKSAITAEIANREGRTILFARTKHGVDRLAKQLTQAGVRAAGLHGGKSQGLRTRTLAEFREGTISVLVATDVAARGIHVDDVSLVMHVDPPADHKDYMHRAGRTARAGERGTVVTLVLPHQVRATSAMTRRAGINAPRTRVSAGDSELVKVTGARQPSGIPIEEPIIPERPARREGGRGRQGGGRRGRGPRTFDREGGNRRRDGEGGHGEHRSYSSGERRGGPRTGGGSHGNRRGASYGGDRRTARTS
- a CDS encoding acyltransferase; the protein is MSPKRPLRQVLAARVKQRARQGVHTVVHHAWEWIQRHGEITPHTPGRREFAYLGEGACIGFPTGAIYGEPWISIGDHTLVGTHVTISAGFVPGLDLGPDVIVRIGGSCSLGRGTHIVGHQSIDIGDDVFTGPNVYITDQNHTYGDLHTPIGRQWPENNPVVIGDGCWIGTGAIILPGTRLGRNVAVAGGAVVRGEFPDHSVIGGVPAKILRSHDKENGWQPPLRTDPLMSLDELASLSVDGLEGLQILQDRLRAESAAREGDVLSEEAG